Proteins encoded by one window of Microbacterium testaceum:
- a CDS encoding lytic transglycosylase domain-containing protein, translating to MDLDQAPRRPFWPWVLALLVALVAVGVLFTQAQAMARVAERGGVAAPWPAPASLSSSEADAAPAVPAQTERRTPTAVAVDAQWSITVAGRIGIPERALRAYASAALTVQREQPSCGLGWNTLAGLGAIESGHGTHSGGTLDAEGYPDPPIRGIALDGSQSAVIPDTDGGRFDGDATWDRAVGPLQFIPATWERWGADANGDGIADPNQIDDAALAAGRYLCAAGEMTSPAGWRRAVFSYNHLDSYVDDVAATANAYARLAG from the coding sequence GTGGACCTCGATCAGGCTCCGCGCCGGCCGTTCTGGCCGTGGGTGCTCGCCCTGCTCGTGGCGCTGGTGGCCGTCGGCGTCCTGTTCACTCAGGCGCAGGCGATGGCGCGCGTCGCCGAGCGCGGCGGCGTGGCGGCACCGTGGCCGGCTCCCGCGTCCCTCTCGTCGAGCGAGGCCGACGCGGCTCCGGCGGTTCCTGCGCAGACCGAGCGACGGACGCCGACCGCGGTCGCGGTCGACGCGCAGTGGAGCATCACGGTCGCGGGGCGCATCGGCATCCCGGAACGGGCTCTGCGGGCGTACGCGTCGGCGGCCCTCACCGTCCAGCGGGAGCAGCCCTCGTGCGGTCTGGGCTGGAACACCCTCGCCGGGCTCGGGGCGATCGAGTCGGGCCACGGCACCCATTCCGGCGGGACTCTGGATGCGGAGGGCTACCCGGATCCCCCGATCCGCGGGATCGCGCTCGACGGATCGCAGAGCGCGGTGATCCCCGACACCGACGGCGGCCGTTTCGACGGCGACGCGACCTGGGACCGGGCCGTCGGACCGCTGCAGTTCATCCCGGCGACCTGGGAACGATGGGGTGCCGACGCGAACGGCGACGGAATCGCCGATCCGAACCAGATCGACGACGCGGCCCTCGCGGCCGGTCGCTACCTGTGCGCCGCGGGCGAGATGACGAGCCCCGCGGGGTGGCGGCGGGCCGTCTTCTCGTACAACCACCTCGACAGCTACGTCGACGACGTCGCCGCCACCGCGAACGCCTACGCGCGCCTCGCCGGCTGA
- a CDS encoding ROK family protein, with protein sequence MTPAVFEPATPLAPPAGRTTNDLIRQQNLSSVLSLLHSRGALSRAQLGATTGLNRSTVTGLVMELTELGLVREAPSGERTGKVGRPTLDLEPEDHVAALSVRAEPHAVTVALVGLGGVVHARLRHDTATAPSPKRFVQIVASSVEAMRADIDRHYRVVGAGLAVPGLVNANGSVLVSPTLGWKRDPVAARLSDELGMPVAAGNDASIGALAESRFGVGVGVGNLLYLGGAMHSIGGGLIIDGTLLRGTSGYAGELGHTVVDPRGRPCVCGRRGCLEAEVSLDLIEPLLGRRKLDEDELDVELGVARNPRVMTEVTRQVEMLSLALTNFVNAFAPETVVLSGYLGALLSVSRERLADAVRVHPLGAEGRTIRLERAHLRSRLMLVGPAELAFADLLANPAGFRG encoded by the coding sequence ATGACCCCTGCCGTGTTCGAGCCTGCAACCCCGCTCGCGCCGCCGGCTGGCCGTACGACGAACGATCTGATCCGTCAGCAGAACCTCTCGTCCGTCCTGTCGCTCCTCCACTCCCGGGGTGCCCTCTCGCGCGCGCAATTGGGCGCGACGACGGGACTGAACCGCTCCACCGTCACGGGTCTCGTGATGGAGCTGACCGAGCTCGGCCTCGTCCGCGAAGCGCCGAGCGGGGAGCGCACGGGCAAGGTCGGCCGCCCCACCCTCGACCTCGAGCCCGAAGACCACGTGGCCGCGCTCAGCGTCCGCGCCGAACCGCACGCGGTCACGGTGGCTCTCGTGGGTCTCGGCGGGGTGGTGCACGCGCGACTCCGCCACGACACCGCGACCGCCCCCTCGCCGAAGCGTTTCGTGCAGATCGTCGCCTCGTCCGTCGAGGCGATGCGCGCCGACATCGATCGGCACTACCGCGTGGTCGGGGCGGGCCTCGCGGTCCCCGGTCTCGTCAACGCCAACGGTTCCGTCCTCGTCTCGCCGACCCTCGGCTGGAAGCGCGATCCCGTCGCCGCGCGCTTGAGTGACGAGCTCGGGATGCCGGTGGCCGCGGGCAACGACGCCAGCATCGGCGCTCTCGCGGAGTCGCGGTTCGGCGTGGGGGTCGGCGTGGGCAACCTGCTGTACCTCGGCGGCGCGATGCACAGCATCGGCGGGGGACTGATCATCGACGGCACGCTCCTGCGCGGGACGTCGGGCTACGCCGGCGAGCTCGGCCACACCGTCGTCGATCCCCGCGGCCGGCCGTGCGTGTGCGGGCGGCGCGGGTGTCTCGAAGCCGAGGTCAGCCTCGACCTGATCGAACCGCTCCTGGGGCGGCGCAAGCTCGACGAGGACGAACTCGACGTCGAGCTCGGTGTCGCCCGCAACCCGCGGGTCATGACCGAGGTGACCCGCCAGGTCGAGATGCTCTCGCTCGCCCTGACGAACTTCGTCAACGCCTTCGCGCCCGAGACCGTGGTGCTCTCGGGCTATCTCGGAGCCCTGCTGTCGGTGAGTCGCGAGCGCCTCGCCGACGCGGTGCGCGTGCACCCGCTCGGTGCCGAGGGGCGCACGATCCGCCTCGAGAGGGCGCATCTGCGCTCGCGCCTCATGCTCGTGGGCCCGGCCGAGCTCGCGTTCGCCGACCTGCTGGCGAACCCCGCCGGCTTCCGCGGCTGA
- the chvE gene encoding multiple monosaccharide ABC transporter substrate-binding protein, whose product MLKKILTGAAIAALAVGLGACSSTRPADGGGDAAGGGSTECNVGIAMPTRSLERWINDGEQLQKKLQDAGCTVDLQYADNKTDQQISQIQNQISGGAKILVIAAIDGSTLGPVLQEAKAQNAKVIAYDRLINGSENVDYYATFDNYKVGTLQGQYIESQLGLKDGKGPFNLEPFAGSPDDNNAKFFFAGAWDVLKPYVDSGKLVVPSGKSPANDDAWASIGIQGWASDKAQSEMDNRLSSFYGDGKKVNVVLSPNDSLAIGIEASLKSAGYTPGADYPIITGQDADKANVKAILDGAQAMTVWKDTRALGDRVFTMIQEIKDGKDVEVNDTKTYDNGKKVVPSYLLTPEVVTKGDVQSKLIDSGFLKASDVGL is encoded by the coding sequence ATGCTGAAGAAAATCCTGACCGGTGCGGCCATCGCCGCACTCGCCGTCGGTCTCGGGGCGTGCAGCTCCACGCGTCCGGCAGACGGCGGTGGAGACGCCGCGGGCGGTGGCTCGACCGAGTGCAACGTCGGCATCGCGATGCCCACCCGCAGCCTCGAGCGCTGGATCAACGACGGCGAGCAGCTGCAGAAGAAGCTCCAGGATGCCGGGTGCACCGTCGACCTGCAGTACGCCGACAACAAGACCGACCAGCAGATCAGCCAGATCCAGAACCAGATCTCGGGTGGCGCGAAGATCCTCGTCATCGCCGCGATCGACGGTTCGACCCTCGGCCCGGTGCTGCAGGAGGCCAAGGCGCAGAACGCCAAGGTCATCGCCTACGACCGCCTCATCAACGGCAGCGAGAACGTCGACTACTACGCCACGTTCGACAACTACAAGGTCGGCACCCTGCAGGGTCAGTACATCGAGTCGCAGCTCGGCCTGAAGGACGGCAAGGGTCCCTTCAACCTCGAGCCCTTCGCCGGCAGCCCCGACGACAACAACGCGAAGTTCTTCTTCGCCGGTGCCTGGGACGTGCTCAAGCCCTACGTCGACAGCGGCAAGCTGGTCGTCCCCAGCGGCAAGTCGCCCGCCAACGACGACGCATGGGCGTCGATCGGCATCCAGGGCTGGGCGTCCGACAAGGCACAGTCCGAGATGGACAACCGCCTCTCGTCGTTCTACGGCGACGGTAAGAAGGTCAACGTGGTGCTCTCGCCCAACGACAGCCTCGCCATCGGTATCGAGGCGTCGCTGAAGTCGGCCGGCTACACCCCCGGCGCCGACTACCCGATCATCACGGGTCAGGACGCCGACAAGGCCAACGTCAAGGCGATCCTCGACGGCGCCCAGGCGATGACGGTCTGGAAGGACACCCGTGCCCTCGGTGACCGCGTCTTCACGATGATCCAGGAGATCAAGGACGGCAAGGACGTCGAGGTCAACGACACGAAGACCTACGACAACGGCAAGAAGGTCGTCCCCTCGTACCTGCTGACCCCCGAGGTGGTCACCAAGGGCGACGTGCAGTCGAAGCTCATCGACTCGGGCTTCCTGAAGGCGTCCGACGTCGGACTCTGA
- the mmsB gene encoding multiple monosaccharide ABC transporter permease gives MATASTQTVEAPTQPGPRRRGILSRINFRQFGILAALVIIIVLFQVLTGGRLLMPGNVNNLIQQNAYVLILAIGMVMVIIAGHIDLSVGSVVAMVGAIAAIAMNQWGLPWYVAVLLSLVVGAVVGAWQGFWVAFVGIPAFIVTLAGMLLFRGLTLVLLTGGTISGLPDGFTAIGAGWLPPFLGYLGNWDALTLALGAIASVLLVVQQLRTRATLRRLELPREVAWSFWAKNLVAVIAIMATAFTIAAYNGTPIVLIILAVLVLAYTFVLNRTTFGRHIYAMGGNLFAAVMSGVKTKWVNFFIFVNMGALAGLAAVVSTARAGGAVASAGQNYELDAIAAVFIGGAAVQGGIGTVVGAVVGGLVMGVLNMGLSILSVDAAWQMAIKGIVLLLAVAFDIFNKRRNGGA, from the coding sequence ATGGCCACCGCATCCACCCAGACGGTCGAGGCGCCGACCCAGCCGGGGCCGCGACGTCGCGGCATCCTGTCGCGCATCAACTTCCGGCAGTTCGGCATCCTCGCCGCCCTGGTCATCATCATCGTGCTGTTCCAGGTGCTCACCGGCGGTCGCCTGTTGATGCCCGGAAACGTCAACAACCTCATCCAGCAGAACGCGTACGTGCTGATCCTCGCGATCGGCATGGTCATGGTCATCATCGCCGGACACATCGACCTGTCGGTCGGTTCGGTGGTGGCGATGGTGGGCGCGATCGCGGCGATCGCCATGAACCAGTGGGGTCTGCCCTGGTACGTGGCGGTCCTGCTGTCGCTCGTCGTCGGCGCCGTGGTCGGTGCCTGGCAGGGCTTCTGGGTCGCCTTCGTCGGAATACCCGCGTTCATCGTGACGCTGGCGGGCATGCTGCTGTTCCGCGGTCTCACGCTCGTTCTGCTCACCGGCGGCACCATCAGCGGTCTGCCCGACGGCTTCACCGCGATCGGCGCGGGCTGGCTGCCGCCGTTCCTCGGCTACCTCGGCAACTGGGACGCCCTGACGCTCGCGCTCGGTGCCATCGCCAGCGTGCTGCTGGTCGTGCAGCAGCTGCGCACCCGCGCGACGCTGCGCCGCCTCGAGCTGCCGCGCGAGGTCGCCTGGTCGTTCTGGGCCAAGAACCTCGTCGCGGTCATCGCGATCATGGCCACCGCGTTCACGATCGCCGCGTACAACGGCACGCCGATCGTGCTGATCATCCTCGCGGTGCTCGTGCTGGCCTACACGTTCGTGCTGAATCGCACGACGTTCGGTCGTCACATCTACGCCATGGGCGGCAACCTCTTCGCGGCCGTGATGAGCGGCGTGAAGACGAAGTGGGTCAACTTCTTCATCTTCGTCAACATGGGTGCTCTCGCCGGTCTCGCCGCCGTGGTCAGCACCGCCCGCGCCGGTGGCGCGGTGGCCTCGGCCGGCCAGAACTACGAGCTGGATGCCATCGCGGCGGTGTTCATCGGCGGTGCGGCGGTCCAGGGTGGCATCGGAACCGTCGTCGGCGCGGTCGTCGGTGGTCTGGTCATGGGCGTGCTGAACATGGGTCTGTCGATCCTCAGCGTCGATGCCGCTTGGCAGATGGCCATCAAGGGCATCGTGCTGCTCCTGGCGGTCGCGTTCGACATCTTCAACAAGAGGCGCAACGGCGGTGCGTGA
- a CDS encoding 2-hydroxyacid dehydrogenase: MTTPTPLIVSVPTDELRDDLGDLPEGVEVVVWDMTGPAPRDRFDMIVPPYMSMNDVIGRLSEIEVGLVQGQSIGYDNVEGRLPEGIVFSNASSVHETATSELAVALALAAQRHLPDFVRAQDRGEWTGGMTPGLADARVTLLGFGGVGRAIAARLAPFEVTLRAVASHGRLQDDVEVFPLGKLEEVLADTDILIASLPGGDATRHLIDDRALSALPDGALVVNVGRGPLIDTDALVDHVRRGRIRAALDVTDPEPLPADHPLWALDGVLIAPHVGGATDAMRPRIARLVRRQIERVHRGEEPLNVVLGG, from the coding sequence GTGACCACCCCGACCCCCCTCATCGTGTCCGTGCCCACCGACGAACTCCGTGACGACCTCGGCGATCTGCCCGAGGGCGTCGAGGTGGTCGTCTGGGATATGACGGGACCGGCCCCGCGCGACAGGTTCGACATGATCGTCCCGCCGTACATGTCGATGAACGACGTCATCGGGCGCCTCTCCGAGATCGAGGTCGGCCTCGTGCAGGGCCAGTCGATCGGCTACGACAACGTCGAGGGGCGCCTGCCCGAGGGGATCGTCTTCTCCAACGCCTCGAGCGTCCACGAGACCGCCACCTCGGAGCTCGCCGTGGCCCTGGCCCTCGCGGCGCAGCGGCACCTGCCGGACTTCGTCCGCGCGCAGGATCGCGGCGAGTGGACGGGCGGCATGACCCCCGGGCTCGCCGACGCCCGCGTGACCCTTCTCGGTTTCGGCGGCGTCGGCCGCGCGATCGCCGCCCGCCTCGCGCCGTTCGAGGTGACGCTGCGCGCCGTCGCCTCGCACGGACGACTGCAGGACGACGTGGAGGTGTTCCCCCTCGGCAAGCTCGAGGAGGTGCTCGCCGACACCGACATCCTGATCGCGTCCCTTCCCGGCGGCGACGCGACCCGCCACCTCATCGATGACCGCGCGCTCTCGGCGCTCCCCGACGGCGCGCTCGTCGTGAACGTCGGCCGGGGTCCGCTCATCGACACCGACGCCCTCGTCGATCACGTGCGCCGTGGCCGCATCCGCGCGGCCCTCGACGTCACCGACCCCGAGCCCCTCCCCGCGGACCACCCGCTGTGGGCTCTCGACGGGGTGCTCATCGCTCCGCACGTGGGAGGGGCGACGGATGCCATGCGCCCGCGCATCGCCCGACTCGTGCGGCGGCAGATCGAGCGCGTGCACCGCGGCGAGGAGCCGCTGAACGTGGTGCTGGGCGGCTGA
- the mmsA gene encoding multiple monosaccharide ABC transporter ATP-binding protein: MTEPILRMSGISKSFNGVPALADVSIDVYRGEVHAICGENGAGKSTLMKVLSGVYPAGSFEGSITLEGEQMAFRSINDSEAAGIVIIHQELALSPYLSIAENIFLGNEKSRRGVIDWNATNTAAAELLKRVGLRENPATKIFELGVGKQQLVEIAKALAKEVKLLILDEPTAALNDDDSAHLLDLIDQLRTQGITCIIISHKLKEVLRISDRITIIRDGRTIETMHRSDADTDEGRIIRAMVGRDLNSLFPPREPDIGEELFRVENWTVHHPVDTERVVIDDASFMVRAGEIVGFAGLMGAGRTELAMSIFGRMYGTGISGEVYKNGQQIDVRTVDAAIKHGIAYATEDRKKYGLNLIGDIQVNVSASALARLARLGVVDRYREYKVADSYRYKMNIKAPSVAAITGRLSGGNQQKVVLSKWMFTGPDVLILDEPTRGIDVGAKYEIYGIINELAAQGKAVIVISSELPEVIGLSDRIYTISEGRITAEVSRDDATQENLMRHMTAGRN; encoded by the coding sequence ATGACCGAACCGATCCTGCGCATGTCGGGGATCTCGAAGTCGTTCAACGGGGTTCCCGCTCTGGCTGACGTGTCGATCGACGTCTACCGCGGCGAGGTCCACGCGATCTGCGGCGAGAACGGCGCCGGCAAGTCGACCTTGATGAAGGTCCTCAGCGGCGTCTATCCCGCCGGGAGCTTCGAGGGGAGCATCACCCTCGAGGGCGAGCAGATGGCGTTCCGTTCGATCAACGACAGCGAGGCCGCCGGCATCGTCATCATCCACCAGGAGTTGGCGCTGAGCCCGTACCTCTCGATCGCGGAGAACATCTTCCTCGGCAACGAGAAGTCGCGTCGCGGCGTCATCGACTGGAATGCCACCAACACCGCGGCAGCCGAGCTGCTCAAGCGGGTGGGGCTGCGCGAGAACCCCGCGACGAAGATCTTCGAGCTCGGCGTCGGCAAGCAGCAGCTCGTCGAGATCGCCAAGGCCCTCGCGAAAGAGGTGAAGCTCCTCATCCTCGACGAGCCCACGGCCGCGCTGAACGACGACGACTCCGCCCACCTGCTCGACCTCATCGACCAGCTGCGCACCCAGGGCATCACCTGCATCATCATCAGCCACAAGCTCAAAGAGGTGCTGCGCATCTCGGACCGCATCACGATCATCCGCGACGGTCGCACGATCGAGACGATGCACCGCTCCGACGCCGACACCGACGAAGGGCGCATCATTCGCGCCATGGTCGGTCGCGATCTCAACAGCCTCTTCCCGCCGCGCGAACCCGACATCGGCGAAGAACTCTTCCGCGTCGAGAACTGGACCGTGCATCACCCCGTCGACACTGAGCGCGTGGTCATCGACGACGCCTCGTTCATGGTGCGCGCCGGCGAGATCGTCGGCTTCGCCGGTCTCATGGGTGCCGGTCGCACCGAGCTCGCGATGAGCATCTTCGGCCGCATGTACGGCACCGGCATCTCGGGCGAGGTCTACAAGAACGGGCAGCAGATCGACGTCCGCACCGTCGACGCCGCCATCAAGCACGGCATCGCGTACGCCACCGAGGACCGCAAGAAATACGGTCTGAACCTCATCGGCGACATCCAGGTCAACGTCTCGGCGTCCGCCCTCGCCCGTCTCGCGCGGCTGGGCGTGGTCGACCGCTACCGCGAGTACAAGGTCGCCGACTCGTACCGCTACAAGATGAACATCAAGGCGCCCAGCGTCGCCGCGATCACCGGGCGACTGTCCGGGGGCAACCAGCAGAAGGTCGTCCTGTCGAAGTGGATGTTCACCGGACCCGACGTGCTGATCCTCGACGAGCCGACCCGCGGCATCGACGTGGGGGCGAAGTACGAGATCTACGGCATCATCAACGAACTCGCGGCCCAGGGTAAGGCCGTCATCGTCATCTCGTCGGAGCTGCCCGAGGTCATCGGCCTCTCCGACCGTATCTACACGATCTCCGAGGGACGCATCACGGCCGAGGTCAGCCGCGACGACGCCACGCAGGAGAACCTCATGCGGCACATGACCGCCGGAAGGAACTGA
- a CDS encoding NAD(P)/FAD-dependent oxidoreductase, which yields MTVLTPLPDAAARLAALEREAAHQSALSAGDGRSWVGQRVGIRPVVIVGAGQAGLVLARGLRRRGIDDVVVIDAAPADATGPWSTYARMHTLRTPKDIAWPTWGTPAVSPRAWFEAVYGTDAWDAIEYFPTVAWQGFLRWYREVSALTVVPSTRVRSLTPTGGDGPIEVHLEGPDGEWMLPARHVVLATGIEGAGGRHVPALLQGLPAGRVHHTHDDIDFSSLAGLRIGVLGAGTGAFDNAATALEHGAASVEVHMRRPAMPQVSPYRWMEFAGLIENYGAFSDTQKWAFNVHLSAVDQPATQNALWRAHAFDAFRFFTSSPWQHVQWTGSDIAVTTPHGIHHYDVVLSATGIVADLERRPELSAIAADATLWSDRLTPEAAAQNPGLAAFPYLDDDFGLVSRSAPDASALSRIHMFNHGARLSQGMLSHQIPGLVGGATKLAAALSRRLFEHGSDELLREYLAYDVPVGVHIGRRPQPPQPAEATGVASLR from the coding sequence ATGACCGTGCTGACCCCGCTCCCCGACGCGGCGGCCCGACTCGCCGCGCTCGAACGGGAGGCCGCGCACCAGAGCGCCCTCAGCGCCGGCGACGGACGCTCGTGGGTCGGCCAGCGAGTCGGCATCCGTCCCGTGGTCATCGTCGGGGCCGGTCAGGCCGGACTCGTCCTGGCGCGCGGACTGCGTCGGCGCGGAATCGACGACGTCGTGGTGATCGACGCCGCGCCCGCCGATGCGACCGGCCCCTGGAGCACCTACGCGCGCATGCACACGCTGCGCACACCCAAGGACATCGCCTGGCCGACCTGGGGAACGCCCGCGGTGAGCCCGCGCGCCTGGTTCGAGGCCGTCTACGGAACCGACGCGTGGGACGCGATCGAGTACTTCCCCACCGTCGCCTGGCAGGGCTTCCTGCGGTGGTACCGCGAGGTGTCCGCCCTCACGGTCGTCCCCTCCACGCGCGTGCGGTCGCTCACCCCGACCGGAGGGGACGGGCCGATCGAGGTGCACCTCGAGGGCCCGGACGGTGAATGGATGCTGCCCGCTCGGCACGTCGTCCTCGCCACCGGGATCGAGGGAGCCGGGGGGCGGCATGTCCCCGCCCTTCTGCAGGGGCTCCCCGCCGGCCGCGTGCACCACACGCACGACGACATCGACTTCTCCTCCCTCGCGGGTCTGCGCATCGGCGTGCTGGGCGCGGGGACGGGGGCGTTCGACAACGCCGCCACCGCGCTCGAGCACGGCGCCGCGAGCGTCGAGGTGCACATGCGGCGCCCCGCCATGCCCCAGGTCAGCCCCTACCGCTGGATGGAGTTCGCCGGTCTCATCGAGAACTACGGCGCCTTCAGCGACACGCAGAAGTGGGCCTTCAACGTGCACCTGTCGGCGGTCGACCAGCCCGCCACGCAGAACGCCCTCTGGCGCGCCCACGCGTTCGACGCCTTCCGCTTCTTCACGTCGTCGCCGTGGCAGCACGTGCAGTGGACGGGCAGCGACATCGCGGTGACAACGCCGCACGGCATCCATCACTACGACGTCGTCCTGTCGGCGACCGGGATCGTGGCCGACCTGGAGCGGAGGCCGGAGCTGTCGGCCATCGCCGCGGATGCCACGCTGTGGAGCGACCGCCTCACTCCGGAGGCCGCGGCGCAGAACCCCGGGCTCGCCGCGTTCCCCTATCTCGACGACGACTTCGGTCTCGTCAGCCGGAGCGCTCCCGACGCCTCGGCGCTGTCGCGGATCCACATGTTCAACCACGGCGCGCGCCTCAGCCAGGGGATGCTGAGCCACCAGATCCCCGGGCTCGTCGGCGGAGCGACCAAGCTGGCCGCCGCCCTCTCTCGGCGACTGTTCGAGCACGGTTCCGACGAACTGCTGCGGGAGTACCTCGCCTACGACGTGCCCGTCGGGGTGCACATCGGGCGCCGCCCGCAACCTCCGCAGCCCGCCGAGGCGACCGGAGTAGCGTCTCTCCGGTGA